GGCCAAGATTTCTGTCAGAGCTTGatctttatcaaaattttcgtCCTTCTCTGGTGCCTTCGTCGTACAGTCTTTATCGGTAGGAGCCAGAAGAGGTTTATGGGGAGCCGTGGTTATTGTAGGCACTCCAGTAGACTGTAAAATGGGAGGCATGTTCGAGGAAGGAGGCGGAACGTCAGCTTTCTCCAGAGAGGATGTTTCCGAGGATAGCGGGAATGCCACTCGCTTATTCAGGAGTCTCCTGGTGGACGTCCCGGACGAATTATGCTGCGACGACAGCGCCCACTCCGGTGGATCGTTCCATCCGGGATCCTGAGTAGACGGTAACAACCTTTGGCTGGAAACTACGTCGTCCGGCGTGGACGAGGCGGAAATCTGCTCCATTCCCTGCGCTTATAGGTTAGGCTCGACGTCTGGCGAAAGAAAACACAAAGTCAACGATCTCGCGTGTGAATCAGAGCTTCACCcgtaatacataatacaatcGTTACATGTGGATTTTCCGATGTCGATCGTTTCGAGATTCTCTCTTCGTTCACCAACCCGTCAGCGAGCTTCGAGGTTAATCTTCTACTGAACACTGGCAGCGACTGTAATACATAACTCCCTTCACCACCGATGGCAAGATTGGCAAGTCCTTATACTTTAAACAATACGATAGATCGTGCGCTAgcgttaacaaataaaaacacgCATCCGCAGAAATTGTTCGATACTTACATTAGTGTTTCTCCCTGCCTTCATCGCGTGCGTTaaagggcctaagcagaatggctgtctatAACCTTAAGGCAATGTTTTATACCTTATgtacagtattgtgcgttacataagacaaagacttaaggcataaaactGCCGAGACATCCATTCTGCTCAGGCCCTTATGCTATGACATGCATGACACGGCGAAACGTCACGCCGCCGCCGCACGTGTCTCCAGC
This genomic stretch from Temnothorax longispinosus isolate EJ_2023e chromosome 9, Tlon_JGU_v1, whole genome shotgun sequence harbors:
- the LOC139819611 gene encoding uncharacterized protein — protein: MEQISASSTPDDVVSSQRLLPSTQDPGWNDPPEWALSSQHNSSGTSTRRLLNKRVAFPLSSETSSLEKADVPPPSSNMPPILQSTGVPTITTAPHKPLLAPTDKDCTTKAPEKDENFDKDQALTEILASLESVMTEQKMEESKVKEMRKRLDTMKSNWIENKLNDTIQRNILNVSKALLRKDVKEADKIHIALMTQHANVCRTWMPAIRHVIFELKKECEKPDVPQTEQSPLLFVDSKKN